The sequence AGCTGCCGTCGGCATGCGCGATGCGTAGCGCTTCGGTGAGCCGCGGCACGCGCTGATACAGCGCCGGGAAGCCTTGGCGGCAAGCATGTTGCGCCAGCGCACAGGCCAGCCAAGTCTTGCCGACGCCGGTCGGACCGGTGATCAACAGACTCTGCTTTTGTCGGATCCAGTCGCCGCCAGACAGCGTGGCGATGAGCCGCTTGTCGAGTCCGCGGCCCGGACTGTGGTGAGCGTGCTCAACTGAAGGCGCCCACCATCGCGCCATGCAAACTGCCATTGCCGATACCTCCGGACCGGAAGCCGGCAACCACCACTGCCCCGAATTCACCGAAAGCGGCGATCATGAAACCCGCACCGGGCAGAAAGATGGAAACCACGACCGCCGCAATCTGGCGCCAGTACTTGCGGATGAAGTTCAGGCCGCTGGGGGCGGTGTAGCTGAGCGGGTTGTTGAGGACGTAGGTGTAGCGATTGAGATTCTGGGCGTTGTAGAGCTCCTGCACGACCGGGTCCGGGGACAGCATCCGGCCCAGTGCCGGATCGCAGAGGCGGCCGTTGCTTCGATCTGAACCGCAATCCCGCGCGACGCGGCTTCGCTATGAGTGCGCCAACACACTGCACGCCAGCCGGCTATGCTTGCGCAACGGACACTGAAGTATCTGAGGCTGAGGCCGAGCGCAGCCGCGTCGCCAAGAGGGCCGTTCGCAAGGGAGAGATCTCCATGACCCGCATCACCGTATCCCTGCCCGACGATGTCGTTGAACGCGCCAGGAGCGCCGGCCTGCTCTCTGACGACGCCATCCGCCAGCTACTGGAGGACGCGATGCGTCGCGACGCCGGGCGCCGGCTATTGCAGCTTGCAGGCGACCTGCACGTGGCCGACTTGCTGCCAATGACCGACGAAGAAGTCGTGGCGGAGGTCCACGCTGTACGAGCCATGCGTCACGCACAGCGGCGCTGACCGGTGCGGTTCGTGCTCGACACCGATGTCGTCGTATCGGCGTTGATCTGGGGTGGCGTGCCTTTTCGATTGCTACAAGCAGCGGCGACGGGCGATGTCCTGCTATACACCTCGCCGGAGTTGCTGGACGAACTGCGCGATGTGCTTGCCCGCGAGCATCTCGCTTCTCGCCTGGCAAAAGAGATTTCCTCGGTAGAAAGAGCCATAGCGCTTTACGGCGAGCTCGCGATCAGCATCACGCCGCGCTCTGTCCCCAGAGTCGTTCTGGCCGACCCCGACGACGATCACGTTATCGCCTGTGCGCTGGCCGCCCGCGCCGATGCGCTGGTGTCCGGCGATCGCCACTTGCTCGGATTGGGGTCTCCTGGAACCGCATCGCCATCCTTACTGCAGCGCAGGCGATCGAGTTCCTTGGGACCGCCACCTCGGCCCGCGACTGACGCACCTCGAGAGACTGGGCCCAAGGCGCCTCCCCACCCTCACAACCACACCACCCACCGGTCGCTAGGCTGGCGGCATGAACGTTCGAGCTGCGCTGCCCCTGCCGCCGTTTCCCGACTTCGCCAGTGCATCGCGGGCGGTGGTGGGGTTTCTGAATGCGGAGGTGCCGCTGGCGGTGTGGAGCGTGAACCGGGCCGAGGGCGAGACGATGCTGGTGCTGCAGCCGAGCGCCGACAACGGCTACGGACTGAAGCCGGGGGATTCGATGCGTTTTGCCGACACGCTGTGCGCGGCCATGGTCGCGGGGCGGGCGCCGCACATCGCGCCCGATGTCGAGGCGGTGGCTGGATACCGCGATGCGCCCGCGCGTCGCCACGTGCCGATCGGCAGTTACCTGAGCTTCCCGCTGCAACGCGCCGACGGCGCGCTGTTCGGGACCCTGTGCGGCTTCGACCCGCAGGCGCAGTCGCCGAGCCTGGTCGATCAGCAGCCGTTGATCGAACTGCTGTCGCGGCAGCTTTCGACCATCCTGCAATTCGACCTCGAGCGCGAGTCGGCCTGGCGCACGGCGCTGCAGCACGAAGCCGCGGCGATGACCGACGCGCTCACCGGGCTTGGCAACCGCCGTGCCTTCGACCTGCTCGGCGAACGCGAAGAGCAGCGCTGTCGGGACATCGGCCAGCGCCTGGGCGTATTGGTCATCGATCTCGATGGGCTGAAGCCGGTCAACGACACCCAGGGACACGCCGCCGGCGATGCGTTGCTGCGCCGCGCCGGTGCGGTGCTCACGGCCAGCGTGCCGACGACGGCGCACCTGAGCCGGATCGGCGGCGACGAGTTCGCGGTGCTGCTGCCGGGCCACGGACTGGCCGCGGTCGAGCGGCTCGCGGGCGTGCTCGGCGGCGCACTCGCCGCATCCGGCATCGACGCTTCGCTCGGATGCGCCGAGCGCAAGCCGCACCGAGGCCTTGCCGACGCCATCGCGCGGGCAGACGCGGCCATGTACGCCGACAAGGCCGCCCGCCGCATGCGCCGCTGACCGCCTGCCCGGCCGCGGCCCCACCCGCCCGTCGCCGGCCTCCACTAGAATGCCCCATCCCGCAATCCCCCGGAGTTCGACATGCCGCAAGCCTTCCGTTCCGACCGCGCCCGCCTGGTGCTGCTGATCGCCCTCGTCGTGGCCGCCGCGCTGACGCGCCTGCTGCCGGGGCGGCCGCCGAACTTCTCGCCGATCGAGGCGATGGCGCTGTTCGCCGGTGCGGTGTTCGCGAGTCGCTACGTTGCGGTGCTGGTGCCGTTGGCGGCGATGCTGATTTCGGACGCGGTACTCGGATTCCACTCGGGCATGTGGGTGGTCTATGGCTGCATGGCCGTGATCGCGCTCGCCGGCACCCGCCTCGGCGCCCGCATCAGCGCGCTGCGCGTGGCCGGCTACGGTTTCGGTGCTGCGCTGTTCTTCTTCGTCGTCACCAACTTCGTGGTCTGGACCGGCTCGGGCATGTACCCGCTGACCTCTGCCGGTCTGGTCGAATGCTACGTCGCCGCGATCCCGTTCTTCCGCAACCAGATCGCCGGCGTGCTGGTGTACTCGACGATCCTGTTCGGCGCGCACGCGCTGCTGCAGCGCCGCGCGGTCGCCACCGCCGCGGCCTGAGGCCATGGGCAACCGCCTGAGCAAGATCTACACGCGCACCGGCGATGACGGCAGCACCGGCCTCGGCGACGGCACGCGCGTGTCCAAGGACAGCGCGCGCGTCACCGCCTACGGCACCGTGGACGAGTTGAACAGCGCGCTCGGCGTGGTCATCGCCTGCGGCCCGCCAGCACCGATCGAGGACATGCTCACCGAGATCCAGCACGAGCTGTTCGACCTCGGCGGCGAACTGTGCATCCCGGGCAGCGCAATGATCCACGACGCCGACATCGCGCGCCTGGAGCAACGCCTGGACGGGCTCAACGCCGACCTGCCCGCGCTCAAGGAGTTCATCCTGCCGGGCGGCGGCATGGCCGCTGCGCAGTGCCACGTCGCGCGCACCGTGGCGCGCCGCGCCGAACGCGAGGTGGTCACGCTGTCGCACCACGACGCCGTGCGCGCGGAAGCGGTGCGCTACCTCAATCGCCTGTCCGACCTGCTGTTCGTGCTCGCGCGCGTGCTGGCGCGCTCGGCTGGGCACGGCGAAACGCTGTGGAAGCATGAGCGCCGCAAGCGCGGCTGAACGCGCATGATCCTGACCCATCCGGCCTGCCTGCGGCACGATCCCGGACCGGGTCATCCCGAATGCCCGCAGCGCCTGCACGCGGTGTTGCGCGCGCTCGCCGCGGCCGAGTTCGCCGGCATCGCGCGCGTCGAGTCCTCGGCCGTGGCGCGGACGCTGGTCGAGCGCGTCCATCATGGAATCGAGTTCACCCAGATCTTCGCGCACGCACCGCACGTCGAGCGCCTGCTGCTCGATGCCGACACCGTGCTGCACCCGGCAGCGGATTCGCTCGCTGCGGCGCTGCATGCCGCCGGCGCCGTGGTCGACGCGGTCGATGCCGTGCTCGACGGCCGCGCCCGCCGCGCGTTCTGCGCGGTGCGCCCGCCCGGACATCACGCCACACCCACACGCGCCATGGGCTTCTGCGTGTTCAACAACATCGCGCTCGGCGCCCGTCACGCGCTCGATCGCGGCGTGGAGCGCATCGCCATCCTCGATTTCGACGTGCACCACGGCAACGGCACCCAGGACTGCTTCGCCGACGAGGCGCGCGTCTGCTTCGCCTCCTCGCACCAGTGGCCGCTGTACCCGGGCACCGGCGCGCTGCACGAGACCGGGATCGGCAACGTGTTCAACGCGCACCTCGCTGCCGGCGCCGGTTCGACCGAATTCCGCGCGGCCTGGTCGCAGCAGCTGCTGCCCGCAATCGACGCCTTTCGCCCGCAACTGCTGCTGGTCTCGGCCGGATTCGACGCGCATCGGCTCGACCCACTCGGCGGCCTCGACCTCGACACCGCCGACTACGCCTGGCTCACCCGCGAGATCGTCGCCATCGCCGAGCGCCACGCGCAGGGCCGTGTCGTCTCCTCGCTTGAAGGCGGCTACAGCCTCACCGCGCTCGCCGAAGCCAGCAGCGCTCACTGCCGCGAACTGTTCGCGCGCTGAGCCAAGACGCTGCGCGCTCGACTCAGAGCACGCTGACCCGATCCCGACCTTGCTGCTTGCTGGCGTAGAGCGCCTGATCCGCACGCTTCAGCGCCGCGTCGATCGACTCGCCCTCGCGCTGCAACCCCGCGACGCCGATGCTGATGGTCAGTGGCAGCGCGCGGCCAGCGAATCGCACCGGTTCGGCGGCGACGTTCTGGCGAATGCGTTCGCCAACGCCGCGCGCTTCCTCCACGCTCATGCCCGGCAGCCCGACCACGAACTCCTCGCCGCCATAACGACCGAAGAAGTCGCCGATGCGCAGCGACGAGTGAATGCGCCGCGCGACCTCGCGCAGGCACTCATCCCCGGCATCGTGGCCGTGCTCGTCGTTGACGCGCTTGAAGTGGTCGATGTCGGCGAACAGCAGGGCCAGCGGGCGGTCGACCCGCCGCGATTCCAGCTCCGCCGCCTGCAGTCGCTCGTCCAGCGCGCGGCGGTTGTAGGCCGCAGTCAGCGGATCGTGTCGTGCCAGTGAGTCGGCGGCATCCCGCTCGCGCTTGTACTGCAGCATGCGCTCGACCAGACCGATGAACAGGATCGTGCCCAGGAACAGGAAGCTGAGCGTGAACAGCATGCTCATGGTCGGATTGAGCGCACGCCCGGCCAGCACCTCGCCCACGCGCCAGAGCGCGAGCACCATCAACGGCAGCAGCGACC comes from Lysobacterales bacterium and encodes:
- a CDS encoding histone deacetylase family protein; this encodes MILTHPACLRHDPGPGHPECPQRLHAVLRALAAAEFAGIARVESSAVARTLVERVHHGIEFTQIFAHAPHVERLLLDADTVLHPAADSLAAALHAAGAVVDAVDAVLDGRARRAFCAVRPPGHHATPTRAMGFCVFNNIALGARHALDRGVERIAILDFDVHHGNGTQDCFADEARVCFASSHQWPLYPGTGALHETGIGNVFNAHLAAGAGSTEFRAAWSQQLLPAIDAFRPQLLLVSAGFDAHRLDPLGGLDLDTADYAWLTREIVAIAERHAQGRVVSSLEGGYSLTALAEASSAHCRELFAR
- a CDS encoding cob(I)yrinic acid a,c-diamide adenosyltransferase; protein product: MGNRLSKIYTRTGDDGSTGLGDGTRVSKDSARVTAYGTVDELNSALGVVIACGPPAPIEDMLTEIQHELFDLGGELCIPGSAMIHDADIARLEQRLDGLNADLPALKEFILPGGGMAAAQCHVARTVARRAEREVVTLSHHDAVRAEAVRYLNRLSDLLFVLARVLARSAGHGETLWKHERRKRG
- a CDS encoding sensor domain-containing diguanylate cyclase, with protein sequence MNVRAALPLPPFPDFASASRAVVGFLNAEVPLAVWSVNRAEGETMLVLQPSADNGYGLKPGDSMRFADTLCAAMVAGRAPHIAPDVEAVAGYRDAPARRHVPIGSYLSFPLQRADGALFGTLCGFDPQAQSPSLVDQQPLIELLSRQLSTILQFDLERESAWRTALQHEAAAMTDALTGLGNRRAFDLLGEREEQRCRDIGQRLGVLVIDLDGLKPVNDTQGHAAGDALLRRAGAVLTASVPTTAHLSRIGGDEFAVLLPGHGLAAVERLAGVLGGALAASGIDASLGCAERKPHRGLADAIARADAAMYADKAARRMRR
- a CDS encoding ATP-binding protein: MAVCMARWWAPSVEHAHHSPGRGLDKRLIATLSGGDWIRQKQSLLITGPTGVGKTWLACALAQHACRQGFPALYQRVPRLTEALRIAHADGSFGKLLAQLARIDVLILDDWGMTPLDQAARHDLLEVIDEQIPYVFAHIRFDAKLNRNVPIYDEPGRWRRFQPGG